TTTCTACTTTTTCATATTGTTtaagctgcaaaaacaaaaaaatcctcTGCGACTGACAAGTCATAAGATATATTGGAAAAGATGTATGGCCGGCCAAAAAATCTTCCCCTTTCAGCACTAGTTATAGCAGTAAGTTCCAATCCTTacggagatggtcgggcttgtattttaatggtgcttattaccgaaacgtaccggatattTATCCggtgaaggaccatcaacatcgataacactacccaaaaatCTTCAGAGCAAGAGTTCGCTCCAACAATTTGCCTTATTTCTACCGTAACAGCACTTTGAATGCCCTATTGAAAATACTTAGGCGGTTTAGGCTGCACAAAACATATGCTATTTCTGTCTCAAATAGATCTTTCGCAGCTGGTTACTTCAGCAAAGAAAGTTCTTTTACAGTACAGTATATTTTGACTATTAACAACCAGTACACATTCTTACCTTGCTATTAATCCCGCGAACTTACTATAGTCTCATATCACATGACATTAGCAGGTACTTattgaaattcaaaaatttttgtatttatgtattgTATATCCTTGGAATATTTTTTCACTGTAATATATATCTCTTTATACTAGAAGTCTTTCGATTTCATGTTGAATTGATTGAATTTGTGATTTTAATTGTGATCCATCATTTGTTGTTACCGAACAAGCAACAATTGGTCGTGATACACCACACGCGCGTCCCAATGCTTGCTTAGAGCGTACAAATACATATGGAACGTTTTTGTCTTCGCACAAAAGTGGCAAATGTAGTAAAATTTCAATGGGTTCCGTATCAGCAGCTAAAACAATTATATCGGAAAGACCACGATTGAGTGTTTTGGTGGCTTCATTTGCTCCTTTGCGCAATTGATTATAGTTTAATGCTTGTTGCAACAAATTCATTATCTTCGCTGTGAGCTGTGCATCGGCAAGCGGGAATGCTTTGGGGCTCACTTCTTCGGTctgtgaattatttttattttgttataaaagTCGGAACGTGTTATATATTAATCGCTTACCATTTCGCTTAGGTTgagttaattattatttaaataaaaaaatggttaTATTTAACGCAACCTCTCGGCTTGGTGCTTCACTGAGGgtagaagaaaataaattaaGTCGAAAATTAgatacattgtttactatatagtttggcagcttaagtagaggttatcttgcgaatagagtggaaggcagtggactaggcagtcgaatgtcatataatgaaggaatggtgttcggagatttttcaaagttaaaaaaaaaaaatgataaaggctttaatataaataaaactattgttttaataacaacaaaaacgccatatatattctgtatacataaatttgtaaggattatctcactttaaaatttgaattaaataatctaaagttttgttttgaaattgagtcgagaactgttcgtgtgaatgtgcgaattttcaccgatcagctgttagttgcgctacttggtaaaatttacaatgattagATAGAACAAACAAATAAGTCAAAACACGTGTAGGGTTACCATCTCTTCACAAGTAAATTGAGTTTCTCCGTTACAACGAGGAGAGATCCGATCCAGATCCCGATAGaaattgttgct
The Eurosta solidaginis isolate ZX-2024a chromosome 5, ASM4086904v1, whole genome shotgun sequence DNA segment above includes these coding regions:
- the hoip gene encoding NHP2-like protein 1 homolog, coding for MTEEVSPKAFPLADAQLTAKIMNLLQQALNYNQLRKGANEATKTLNRGLSDIIVLAADTEPIEILLHLPLLCEDKNVPYVFVRSKQALGRACGVSRPIVACSVTTNDGSQLKSQIQSIQHEIERLLV